CGGTCGAGGTGGTGCCCGCCTCGCAGTGGAACGAGGCGACCGCCGCCGGCGCGATGGCGGACGTGGGCGGCGAGGACGCCATGGCGCAGGCGGACGGCGCCGTCGACGGCGCACAGGTGTACGCCGCGAACTGCGCGTCGTGCCACCAGGCGGACGGCAGCGGCCTGCCGGGCGCCTTCCCGCCGGTCGCGGGGCACGCCGCCCGCCTCGTCGCGGAGCAGGGGCGCGACTACCTGCCGCTGGTGATGCTGTACGGCCTGCAGGGCGAGATCGAGGTCGACGGGCAGACCTACGCCGGCGTGATGCCCGCCTGGGCCAACCTGAGCGACGAGGAACTCGCGGCCGTCACGAACTACGTCGTCACGGCCTGGGACGACGGGGCGCTGCCGGAGACGTTCGAACCGTACGCGCCCGACGACTACGCCGCGGCGCGCGGGCAGGAGCTCGGCGCGGACGACGTGTACGAACGGAGGACGCCATGACGACCGTCACCGCCACCCCCGCCTCGGTCGCGACGGCGCACCCCGAGCGTCGCGTGACCTTCGCGTTCCTGATCACCGGCTTCGCCGCGCTGTTGGTCGGGGCCCTGCTCGGGCCGCTGCAGGCGCTGAACTACGCCGGCGTGAACCTGTACCAGCACCTGCCCTGGCTGCAGTCGTACTACCAGGGCCTCACGCTGCACGGCGTCCTCAACGCGTTGGTGTTCACCACGTACCTGAACGCGGCGATCCTGCTCTACTTCCCGGCGCGCGAGATGGGCGTCGCGATGAAC
This genomic stretch from Trueperaceae bacterium harbors:
- a CDS encoding c-type cytochrome, with the protein product MEHREHEQIARWERRWLAVSGLMSLTFVLLIAYNLATEGAHIAQRTAKSTPQQILQQEVFLEPGVRQLAPGKVQVTTVAQAFVFQPEVVRVPVGAEVEFFLTARDVLHGYQIERTNINVELIPGEISRLIYTFDEPGTYRISCNQYCGIGHHTMLGAVEVVPASQWNEATAAGAMADVGGEDAMAQADGAVDGAQVYAANCASCHQADGSGLPGAFPPVAGHAARLVAEQGRDYLPLVMLYGLQGEIEVDGQTYAGVMPAWANLSDEELAAVTNYVVTAWDDGALPETFEPYAPDDYAAARGQELGADDVYERRTP